ggaggatagataggtgggagcagcattatgtagagatttgaaagcaagaaccagaattttaaattgagctctatattttataggaagccaatgtagggactgacagaagggtgaggcatgggaggtgcgggcggacaggaagatgagcctcgccgccgcattcattatggactgtaacggcgcaagttggaagcacgtaagaccactgagaagcggattacagtagtcaaggcgagaaaggacagtggaatggaccaacaccttagtcgcatctggtgttaactaggggcggatgcgcacaatgtttttgagatggaaatgacaggatttggctatagattgaacatgaggcttgaaggagaggtcggagtcaaagagaacacctaggcagcgagccagcgtggtggagctgatggtagcaccgttgacttggagggagacagacacaggagtaagaacacttgagggaggaaagaccagaatttcagttttgatcaagtttagtttaaggaagtgggcagccatccagttagaaacagcagagaggcagtcagagacactagtcaagagcgacggggagagatcaggagaggacaggtagatttgcgtgtcatctgcatagaaattatattggaagccaaaggagctaatgagtttaccaagggaggcagtatagatggagaacagtaggggaccaaggactgaaccatgggggacaccaacagagaggagttggggagaagaagcagagccagagaaagaaacactgaaagagcgctgggagaggtaggaggagcaccaggagagagcaatatcttgtagaccgatattgcggaggatgagaagaagctgttgatgatcaacagtgtcaaaagccgcaaacAGGTCAATTTccattaggaaagcattggggcgctattgcgcatgtgtggctgAAATTGTCAATTTCTGTTTAGCTAAATCATAAGATAAGCAACCTTGTAAATTACAAGGACGTCATATACGGTGGTGTACAGACAATCCATGGGGacctggtgcgaaactgatcgGTGGGTCCCCCCCCTCCGATCCGTGGCTGCCGCcccccaacacatacatacatacagacacacatacatacatacagacacacacacacagacacacatacagagacacatacacacagacagacacacatacatacatacagacacacacacccagcagacacatacacacatacagacagacaaacaggcacacacagacacatacacacatacagagacacatacacacagacagacacacacacacacacacatacagacagacacacacacacacacaatgtttaagtcaccctcctgtttcctacctttttggtgcaggagggtgactttccctggggtccagtgggggctcaggctgatgggaccTTCTCACACCTTCtccttcctcctgcgcggctctcggatagctgggaggagtgaccagcgcagtcacttcctcccagctctgtgtgacCGGGGCCCCCCGGAAATCCATacccccctggagtgacgggcgcAGTCACAGCTGCGAtccttgcgaccgcggtatgaaCGCCAGTGGTCATATACGTAGTTTCTTCATTGCACATAACCATCTTTTCTCCCCTTTATTCTAAGAAGACCCTATCTCTACACTCTGCTATTCTAAGAAGTCCCTACATAGTAATGTCCCCTAGATATGTTGTGGATCAATGATTTTTTTACATGCTTGCACCATGTTGCTTGCAGAAGCTGTCCATTATGTTAGTTAATTGTTGTCAATATTTGATTGGTAATTAATGATACTTCCCTAGAGTCCCCTTTATCCCatgttattataaaataaagagaGCGGACATTTTCTAAAACTGACTCCCTTGTATGTCTTCTAAAATGTCCAAGTGCTTGAAGGGCGTGGCTCGAGCTAGATAGAACTGTAAGACCATGGTAGGTTATTGTGACAGGACAATGTTCCAATAGTGTCAAAACGCTgtaccaatctgcatctcctcaaagagatgaattgaatcaatgcatctctatgagaagcattgagcACCACCATGCAGAGCGTAAAGATGCTGTACaaaggtcctgcaaagattgcacaatctaacccaggaagtccctctagaggcTGTATACCAACTGAAAAAGCCTGCACGGCAAAATTGCTTTTACTTTGAGTTTTAGTTTTTATGCTCTGTTTTAATCCCGTTTTTATTTGGAAATAAAATTCCTTTACAAGTCCCACTCTACATCTTTATTTCATCAGTTCCTACAGGGAAGTGTCACCATACAAattgacactacacacaaagttGGGAGCCAATTATATGAACAGGCTCCTAAAAAGGTGAGCACATTTACTGCCATATTTGATTATCTCTACCTACTGGGTTCAAACTATGTGCACCTAGATTGCTGTATCTCTTCTATTTTTCATATATACCTGTGAAAGAAGAAGGTCTGGGAGCCACCTTAAAAGGCCCTAAAAGCTacagtgtttagagcctataccccccaaaaaggctctaaaaaatgtgagtgtgactATACATAGATTTATTCACTCTCACTGCATATTTATAAATCATATTGcacaattttgtatatttttctcttttattacaTGTAATTCTACCACATACAATTTGAAGGGGTAAGTAACAATTTGTACAGCGCTGCACTCGCACTTTTGTGTTTAGGTGGTGGGACATATCACCTAAACAACTAGGGTGTTTGTTTTAGAACTGTAAGACCATGGCAGATAATTCTGGTGACAGGACAATGTTCAAACAGAGCCAAAATGCTgtaccaatctgcatctcctcaaagaaatgcattgaatcaatgcatctctatggggagcattcagcaccACCATGCAGAGCGTAAAGATGAACAAAGGTCCTGCAAAGGTTGCACAATCtaacccaggaagtccctctataGGCTGTCTAAATGACAATTGCTAGAGGTGTTAGAAGTGTAATAAGGCAGCAATGTAATGAGACACTTTAGTGTTAGTAAtacaccaaaaaaactttagtttaaagaagcagttttggtgtatacatcagTCCCCTGCACtctcacagcctaattctctaccattttagaGTTGAAGAGACACTAAGggcaccaaaaaaactttagtttaatgaagcagttttggtgtataacccatgaccctgcagtcttactgctcaattctctgccatttaggaggtaaatcactttgtttatgcagccctagaacCACCTCATGTGACTCACTcagccttccaaaacacttcctgcaaagacaATTCTAATGTTTAAACTATCTTTATTGCATGGTCTGATTACtttagaatttatctcctgctctgttaatagcctgctagaccctaCATAAACCTCCTGTGCGCTATTCAAGTTCAgtctacagagcaggagataagaacttataatggaaaatgtatattttgtgtggcaagggctgcatggacagaaagaaaaagggaaataactgtagactgagcagtgagacagcaggcaGAGCTAATCATAGGGGATGTGGACCACCCAGGTGCTCTGTAGATATGCAGGTTGTACAGCACTATGCTccgacacacagatagacatgctATCATTAGGCCCTACCCCCTCTGATACATGCACCGATCTGGGTGCAGAGCCTAACGAGAGGGGTGGAGTCTACCTATGGTGACCGAGCCTAGCGCTGTACACCCTGCCTATCTACAGAGCTCATGGGCGGTCCGCACTCCACCAGGATTGACTCTGACTGCAggagcataatctatacacccaaactgcgtcattaaagggttactcgaaccaccatgatcacttctgcttttttaagtggtcatggtggtaggagtctggatgtgcggtatttcagcttgaaacactgcacatccaaagttatttggaattatgTGCCAGGGCTATTTACAGTAATTCTTTTTTGGTAGTAATTCTTTTTTGGTTGTTATATTTGACAGTACAATAAACTGCTTTATTATATACTTTGGTGTGCTTCCTTTTGTATTTACACCATTTTAAACTTAACTCATTGATGATAACTAGGTAAATCTGTTTTTATGTGCTTGCTATGCCCCTCCCACTCAATAAAACTCCCACAAAATAGCCCCTCCCACCTAAACTATGCAGCACTGACATCACAATCAACCTCACAATTGAAAGTGCTGCTACTGCTCCAGTAAGTCATTGTACTGCATAGCAGGATAAGGAGCAGGTGGCTAACACAGCAGCACTATATTTAATATATCAAATAATTTATAACTATAACCTAAACTTATACCAGCCAAACATAACATGGATATAGAGCAGACTAATAGTGAAGAGACACCTGAGTCCCAGGAGATTGAGGACCAGGAGAAACCTCCCTGCATCCTTTGGACTGGGAGTTTGAAGAAAACACCAATTGTAAGATTTAGAGCAGAAGCCTTAACTAATGATCCACATCTGCACGAGGTGGGGACTAAGTACAAAATGTGCTTTAAGATGGTTGATGCTGGATCTTCCCTTGTTCGCACCATCCTCTCTTCTCATGGATTTCAAGAGGTCCATCCCATCAGCAGAAACTTCAATGTGATGTGGACAGGTCCCCTCAGAAGCACATCTGTTTTGACTAATCTGACCAAGTTCCAGAGAATCAACCACTTTCCTAAATCCTCTGTACTAGGCCAGAAGGATCTCCTGTACAAGAATATTCAGAACCTGCAGCTCAAGCACAGGAACCACAGGTTTGACTTTATACCACCAAGCTTTGTTCTTCCTGATGAATACAATCAGTTTAGCAGAGTTATTTCCAAAGATCAAGGCCCTTGGATTGTAAAACCGGTGTCATCCTCTCAAGGTCATGGAATACAGCTGATTAATTCACTGTCTCAAATAACCAGAAAAGATAAGCTCCTGGTATCAAGGTACATCCAAAATCCTCTTCTAATTGATGGGTTAAAATTCGACATTCGCCTCTATGTGTTGGTAACTTCCTATGATCcattaactatttatttatttaaagaaggGATCACCAGGTTTGCCACAAGAAAATATAAATTGACAAAAGAGAACTTGAACAACAGATTCGTTCACTTGACCAACTACAGTGTAAACAAGAAAAGTGCATCTTTTGTGAGCTGTCATAATCCACACGTGGAGGACTATGGCAGCAAATGGAGTATGAGTGCTTTGctgaattatttaaagaaaaatggaaaagaCACAGCAACACTCATGTCTAAGATTGAGGATGTTATCATCAAAACTATTATTTCAGCAGAAGGCACTATTGCCTTAGCAAGTAAATCAATGCTTGCGCACAGAAAAAATTGCTTCGAAATATATGGGTTTGACATCCTCATTGATGAGAACATGAAGCCTTGGATGCTGGAGGTTAATTTATCTCCATCCCTCACTTGTGATGCACCACTTGATTTGAAAATAAAGGCTAATGTGGTGGCAGACGCTCTCACTATAACTGGTGTGGAGTGTAAGGATCCCTGTGAGAGGCAGATCAAAGGAGGCTGCACAACATCTGAGTCCAGACCTTGCCAGACAAGAAACAGATCACTTGCAGAGAGATTGGAAATCTTTGAAGGGGTCAAGGATGAAGAAGAGAGGAGTGGGGGTTACATACGGATATTCCCCAGGGAAGACACCTGGAAGCGGTATGGTTCCCTCCTGACTAATACATCCTTGAATCAAGCCCTGGCTTCACATCTTTACCCAGAGAAGCCAGTGGTACGAGAAAGCAGCACTTATGAACCTCAGCAGCAAGTACCTGCATATGAGTGCCAGCTGCCTCCCTTGAAACAAACCGTACGTAAATACCAGGAGATGACACGCAAAGTGTCCAGAGTTGCCAGAGAGGTGCGCCAGAAAATTGAAAAACCTGTCCTGGTAGCAGGGAGCGGTAGACCTTCCAATACTACTGAAAAATGCCACCACAGAAGAAGAGAACCCAGCCAGGACTTAAACAAACAACCCGATGATCTGCGGCCTAGGGTGTTATGCTCACACCATGGCTCTGCTGGCAGTGTACAGGTGTCAGAGGATTTACTGAAAGCTAGGTTTGAATCCATGAAACAGCAGGAGGAGGCATTAATAAAAAGACGTTCCATTGAAGTTTCAAATATAGTTGCTGGCTTCTCCAGTATTTACAAACAGGCTTTCGGTGAAACAAAACTCTTATAGTGCAGGATGCAGGTAGCTCTCTATTAACTGAAAAACAGGATGCACACTATCCCAATGTTATGGCTGAGCAGTTTGTAAGACAAATTAATGGAAAACTTTAATTCAAGGTACGTACCCATCTCATGTAATTTTTTCAATGGGAAACCAGTAATAGGTTAAGAGTGTCAGATGAATCCGAGTGGATGGGCTCAGTCTGGATCACTTTGGAGTTTAACCGTTTGgccctataaccatttcatccgattgaattggttatagtgcttcTAATTCCCTGGTACTCTCTCTTTAGTGACTAAAGAGTCAGTTGACTAGTCAGTGTCAACCCATTTTTGAGTGCCCTGCCACCAACAGATTGCCCCCTACTGGTAGTATGGCATTGGCAGAGCTTACACACCATCAATACCAATTCATGCCAGCAATGGATTCTGTGATAGACTGAAAGCGGTAAGCTGGTACTGTCAGCCACTCACAGCCACACAGTGCTTCTCAAGCTAACTCTTGTATAGCATTCAGAGGGTTATATGCTAAAATTTTAAATGTACCGTCAAAGCAATCGATCTGAAAGCATCGCTGACTTACAGAAATTTTCCACTTTGGCTATtttaccttacatttgaaatttactttgaatcctAATTTTAGGGAATAACCGTGTAAAACACGATACATGGTGTAATGCCAAATACAGAGATAGCCCAGGGTTCTCCAGACTCTATAACCACTCCAATGATATGAAGGAGTTGCAGTGCCTCTTTGTCCCAGTCACCCAATacttccaggcaccataacaactaaatttAGATACTTGACTGTCTTATATTTGGCAAGTATGCTAGTCTTCACAAGGTGTATTccctttatataatatataaaatcttGGACAGGGTTAATTTTAACTTAACTCCTTGACTGTAAGAAGTGAGAGAGGCTCAAATGTAACCCTTACTTTTACCCTAAATGTCCCATTACTTTAGTGAAGGGCAGACTTGGTTCACAGGGTTATTATGCCTAGCATTGTGCCAGCTGTGGTTTAGTTGGCTGGATTTATCGTTACAGGTGCCAGCCCAAACAGGCATAAACACCAATATAATTGCCTGTGCCGACTGCTGTCACCTCCATTATGCTGAGCTAGCTCTACATGTTACAGTCTCTGTGCTCCCTCTTCCAATCACTTACTGGTGCAGGAAGTGACGTCATTTCCTGTCTGGCTTCACACCAGTGCAGTGGACCAGCCGCCTCCTGTATGTGGGAAGTACAATAAGTCATTAGATGGCACCATGTCCCTACATTGGGCTGCCAGGGACGTCCTGCTATTCCAGTAAAGCAGGGAAGAGCAGGGAAGACAGAAAACTGACAATTAGATCACATtttctgtgtctatgtgtataagGCAAAAGGAGGGAGAAAACCATTAACAGGGATGACAATTTGGGACTTTGGAGGGATTTATTGCTAGGAATGTGAATGACTAAGATAGGGGTACATTCTAAGGAAATCAGAGGTTGTTTTAATTTGGGAGGGCTTAATTGCAGAGTTTGTGGGGATCTACATTGGGGAAAGATGGGGTTGATTGGCAGAAAAGTATATTGCTCTAGTTTGGGaagcaaggggttaattttcttGGGTCTTACATTGAGTAATAATCATTAATTAGCAATTAATGTTGGATGGGAACATTTGGGAGAATAAATGATTAGCAGTGAGTGTCTTTATACTGTACACAGCAAATTGTAAACCTTATGGTTGCACTAATACTGATTCCTTCTATTAGCAATCTTCTCATCAAAGATTATGCCAAGCAgtgacacaaaaatatataatcaccTTAAGGTGTGTTATTATAGATGTTATTTGTAGATGTGTGTTGGAATATTCAAAGAAAAATGATTCATAATATCAGCCATTATGTGTTTTTTGAAATCCAAGTGGAATTTACAGAAAGGGTCTGTAGTGAACATGCTGAATATCCTGTTATTGTCCATAAATAAAAGTTCTAAAGTTATACCAGCCAAACATAAGTTCTTTATCtctgtgaagtggtctgggtgtggtgcccctgtccttttaaccctgaaaagaacaacattgcactttttatttagaaactgcaatgtttacattgctggattAAATCCTAAAAGCCACTAGGCTCCCGCcgcactgactgagtaaaacggggaagcccatagaaaagcatttaatACTCTTCTATGGAGAAGCTTGTATACACGTGCGGGACTATGGGTATTAGCCTAGGTGCTCTACGAGGAGCATTGCATTGGACCATTGTAAAGGGGGACATGTCTCTTGAAAACCGTGACCGTAAGCAGTGAGGTGAGCAGAGCTGAGGGAGCTGCATAGAACAAGGGACACGGTGCTATAGCTCTATGAATACAGGCTTGTATCCCTAATGCTATAGAGTTCCTTAAAAACAACATGGAGCCCATATGATAGGTAGTTTGATAAATGTAAATGTAGTAATTATGCTGGGTGCTGTGTAGGTTTCCCTTGTATAATTGTAAAGACAAATCTAAATGTTCTCTAAAATGTTATTAAACTTTCTCTTTAGATTTCTGCTGATCACATTTTCCGGTCTCACAGTCCTCTATGGAGTTTCTCTCATTTGCGTGACATGTCCCTAGTCAGGGACTGGAGTAGGATAATGTAAAGGAGTGTCATTTAAGCTGggtgttcctttttaaaaaataggCCCATATGAAAGATATGTTGATAACGTTAAATGTAGTAATTATACTGGATGCTGTAGGTTTCTCATTCAAATCTATATATTCTCTAAAATGTTATTAAACTTTCTGTTTAGGTTTCCGATGATCATATTTTCCTATCTCACAGTCCTCGACGGAGTTTCTCTCATTTGCGTGACACGTAAGTGCTTATATCTGGTCAGGGACCCATGTAGGATATTGTAAAGGAGTGTCATTTATTTTAAGCCATAACTGGGTGatctattatatgtatatttcttataaAGCATTCCAGTTTATTCCATCTGGGGTTCAGAACTAGCAAAGCACTACATTAGAATTAGACGAGATTACCATCTATGTTATGGCCAGTTTACCAGAGAAAAAATTgtactaaatataaaatatagtactCATACTTGAAACCAGGGTTGGCCAAATAGCAGACACTCTTTTCTTGAAGAACTACAGTTCTTAAGATTCTTCAGTTTCTACCACAGGGCTACATCTGGTCTGGATTtcaaatctacacagaaaaaaaagggaattgggggcacacccggaacatgcatttcttagtAGACCTATATAGACCTAGGGAAACTGGTggtgtagcgttaggaatacaggtttgtatccctaacgctatagtattcctttaaaaataaataaatcatgaagCCAATACAATAGGTAGTTTTATCAATTTAAATGTAGTAATTATGCTGGGTGCTGTGTAGGTTTCCCTCGTATAATTATATAGACAAATTTATATATTCTCTAAAATGTTATTAAACTTTCTCTTTAGATTTCCGCTGAACACATTTTCCTGTCTCACAGTCTTCTACAAAGTTTCTCTAATTTGCATGGCAAGTAAGTGCTTATATCTGGTTAGGGACCGGTGTAGGATATTGTAAAGGAGTGTCATTTAAGGCATAACTAGGTGATCTATATATTTCTTATAAAACATTACGGTTTATTCCATCTGGGGTTCAGGACTAGCAAGACACTACATTAGAATTAGACGCAGTGACCATCTatgtcaagcatgtcaaactcaaaggctaacacgggccaaataaaaaaggtttaagtTTATAAGGGCcgtaaaaaacccaaaacttcagtttccatagaaacataggtttatttagaaaagtacagtataaaaaaaagttgcctaattGACATGTAtgctgttacaaaaaaaaaacaatgttatcttgttgattttggagTCCTATGAGTGTGTACTTCGCTTTGGCTGAGACCATCAAACTTGATTatcgcagccaatccaatgctttccaataggaaatcattgggagcCTATTGTGCacgtgtggcaaaaagctgttcAGCTAATCAgcatcagcatctccatggggagcgttcatacccaatctaatacactgccccctccccccattctaatacactgcccacaaatccaatacattgcacCCAAATCCAATACatcccctccccctgcccccattcTAACACACCGCCCctaaatccaatacattgcctccaaatccaatacactggcccactccctccactctaatacactgccccctccacccaaacTAATACAATACCCCTTAaactaacacactgcccctcgttcctccactctaattgaatacactgcctccacctcccaccactctaatacactgcctccccctcccaccactctaatacactcttcccactccctccctcaatttaatacactgccccctccttccactaaattaatacactgtcccgCTCACTCAAATTAATACATTGATCCCCCTACCCaatttaatacagtgccccccccaCACATAATATTAATACACTGTCCACTCCCTCAAAtcaatactcccccccccccctccgctcTCCAAATTTAACATACTACATAGGAAGGACCCCCAAGCACCTCTTCCactaccttaagatgagctgcCCGTCCTTCAGTTCCAGCCCTGTTCTTCTCAGGAGTGGCTGACCTGCAGGAGCATGCGAGACAGACAAGAAATATCTTTTCTATCTTGTGGCTGGTTGCAGCTACAGCACAAAGTGGCGCAAGTTTGACATGTTATGTTGACATCTATGTTATGGTCAGTTTACAAGAtgatatattgtattaaataGGAAATATATCACTAATACTTCAAACCAGGGTTGGCCACATGGCAGACACTTATTTCTTCTTTTACAGAAGCCCTCAGCAGCTGTCCCTTGGGCCTTTTGTCAAACAGTCCATTCTCTTAATACAAACACTCCTTTCGCGATCACAACCCTTAAATGACTTTTTATCAATATGAGCCAAGCACAGGCTAACAGCTCCATTTTCAGTTCACTGATCTTCACAGTATTCAGTGATGCTCAATGGCCAGAGCACCTTACAATCAGCAGCCAGCATACTTAGTCCAGGAGAATGGGTTGGTTGGGGTTTACTGAATGACTCTCTCCTAATAGAATGTCACAATAACTCACTCACTCTTCCTCCCTCTTTTTCTCActttttctctgtctctttctcaccctccCTCTCGAGATCTCTTGCCGTGTCCTCTATTTTACTCTACCTGATCTCTTCTAACATTCTGTGCTACTACTTACCATACCACCCCTTATTCACAATATACAGATCAGGAAACAGTCCGGTGTAGGAAATTGTAAATGAGTGTCAGTTAAGGTATAACTGGGTGATCTATTATATGTATAGCCCTTTATTTCTGGACATTCCCACAAGATGTGTAAAAGAGTCCATGGCATTATGACACCTTTAGCAGGAGGACTAGGAGCCCAGAAATATTTGAGCTAGCCACTGAGGGGCTAATTACCACCTCAGTCAGTTTGCAATAGGCTTCCTAATAGATTAAACATTTAGACACTGTATGTGATTTATTAAGCAATTGATGCCATTGATGGTCAGAGAATTATGTTATGATATCTTGCTTCC
This Pelobates fuscus isolate aPelFus1 chromosome 3, aPelFus1.pri, whole genome shotgun sequence DNA region includes the following protein-coding sequences:
- the LOC134601691 gene encoding tubulin polyglutamylase TTLL5-like is translated as MDIEQTNSEETPESQEIEDQEKPPCILWTGSLKKTPIVRFRAEALTNDPHLHEVGTKYKMCFKMVDAGSSLVRTILSSHGFQEVHPISRNFNVMWTGPLRSTSVLTNLTKFQRINHFPKSSVLGQKDLLYKNIQNLQLKHRNHRFDFIPPSFVLPDEYNQFSRVISKDQGPWIVKPVSSSQGHGIQLINSLSQITRKDKLLVSRYIQNPLLIDGLKFDIRLYVLVTSYDPLTIYLFKEGITRFATRKYKLTKENLNNRFVHLTNYSVNKKSASFVSCHNPHVEDYGSKWSMSALLNYLKKNGKDTATLMSKIEDVIIKTIISAEGTIALASKSMLAHRKNCFEIYGFDILIDENMKPWMLEVNLSPSLTCDAPLDLKIKANVVADALTITGVECKDPCERQIKGGCTTSESRPCQTRNRSLAERLEIFEGVKDEEERSGGYIRIFPREDTWKRYGSLLTNTSLNQALASHLYPEKPVVRESSTYEPQQQVPAYECQLPPLKQTVRKYQEMTRKVSRVAREVRQKIEKPVLVAGSGRPSNTTEKCHHRRREPSQDLNKQPDDLRPRVLCSHHGSAGSVQVSEDLLKARFESMKQQEEALIKRRSIEVSNIVAGFSSIYKQAFGETKLL